The Lolium rigidum isolate FL_2022 chromosome 1, APGP_CSIRO_Lrig_0.1, whole genome shotgun sequence region ctccggcacctcgccggagaggggaatcatctcccggaggactctacaccgccatggtcgcctccggagtgatgagtgagtagtctacccctggactatgggtccatagcggtagctagatggttgtcttctccccattgtgctatcattgtcggatcttgtgagctgcctaacatgatcaagatcatctatccgtaattctatatgttgtgtttgtcgggatccgatggatagagaatactatgtcatgttaattatcaagttattatacatgtgttgtttatgatcttgcatgctctccgttactagtagaggctcggccaagtttttacttttaactccaagagggagtacttatgctcgatagtgggttcatgctcgcattgacacactgggacgagtgacaaaaagttctaaggttgtgttgtgcttgttgccactagggataaaacattggcgctatgtccgaggatgtagttgttgattacattacgcaccatacttaatgcatttgtctcgttgtttagcaacttaatatcggaggggttcggatgataacttcgaaggtggactttttaggcatagatgcagttggatggcggtctatgtactttgtcgtaatgcccaattaaatctcagtatacttatcatgtcatgtatgtgcattgttatgctctctctatttgtcaattgcccgactgtaatttcttcacccaacatgcttttatcttatgggagagacacctctagtgaactgtggaccccggtccattctttaatactgaaatacaaatctgtcgcaatacttgttttacttgttttctctcgcaaacaatcatcttccacacaatacggttaatcctttgttacggcaagccggtgagattgacaacctcacttgtttcgttggggcaaagtactttggttgtgttgtgcgggttccacgttggcgccggaatctccggtgttgcgccgcactacatcccgccgccatcaaccttcaacgtgcttcttggctcctcctggttcgataaaccttggtttctttctgagggaaaacttgctgctgtgcgcatcataccttcctcttggggttgcccaacgaacgtgtgaaatacacgccatcagcaggccaatcgttgatggttacgaaaggcaacgctcgtaggtcaaattcctcttctttgtgctcatcccacacacggacaccaggtctgccccacagctgtaaaagctcatcaactaatggccttaggtacacatcgatgtcgttgctcgggttgcttcggaccttggatgagcaccggcatcataatgaacttcgcttcatgcacaaccaaggaggaaggttgtagatgcatagagtcacgggccaggtgctatggccggagctctgctcgccaaaaggattcatgccatccgtacttagaccaaatcttatgttccttgcgtcggtatgtaaaatctttgaactctctcgtcgatctttctccattgcgttccatccgcggggtgtctcaactccccgtccgacttacggtcctctttgtgccatcgcaacaacttggcatgctctttgttctcgaacggacgtttcaaccgtggtattataggagcataccacatcaccttggcgggaaccctcttcccgggtttcggccctcaacatcgtcaccggggtcatcgcctcgatcttataacgcaatgcggtgcatacgggcatttattcaaattctcgtattcaccgcggtagaggatgcggtcgttgatgcatgcatgtatcttcggaacctctaaacctagagggcgagacaaccttctttgcttcgtacgtactcggcgggcaactcgttattctttggaaacatattcttcaacattttcggcaagttttcaaatgccgagtcggctacacactgctgtgccttccatttcgagcaaatccaggtgtgcagctcggctttttcggaccatcatcgcatccggggtacggcgccttcctgtgatcctctaacatgcgatccaaattctccctctccttttcggttcgcggcgtctccgtgcatcggcaatggtccgaccaagatcatcaacgggatcctcttcttcaccttccccttcaccttccccttcaccttcagcatcctccatgaaagtatcaccgaaatgagaaagatagctttcatcgatgaaatcatccccttcttcatcttcttccattataacctctctttctccatgcttggtccaacaattatagcttggcatgaaaccgtgccgaagcaggtgcatgtgaacatctcttgaggaagagtaacccttcgattcttacacttaacacatggacgagataacaaaacccccctgcttgttcgcattagccactacgaggaaatctttcaaacccgtactcgaactcgccggagagtcggttaccgtacatccattgccgattcatccgcattattataatataaaatatataattaaccatcatgcatttgttaaactaactagctacaaacaatataaattaaacaatgaactacacacacatgcatattgtatcaatgacgacacatcaaaggttcaagttgctaaccgcgatcgaggaggaaaaaataaatgagaaagctcaagtgtggctccaacacttcatatcatgtttgtttcatgctcttggggcatttcatcaaacaccttatgtgcataagaggaaccaaaagcaaacctaacactcacttgtgaagtttgtgaagagaatggctccaaatggctaagtgttggctccaaatggctggatgggtatatataggggaggggctttagtcgcggttggcccgccaaccgcgactaaagcgctCGAGcatcttagtcgcggttggcccgccaaccgcgaccaaagccccccacgtgcaccagctggccaccgtgcgccacaggcccaggcctttggtcgcggttcgcgagaccaaccgcgactaaacaccccattagtcgcggttcctttaccttcgcgacttatggggcttcccggaagcctgtttttctaccagtgtgagATACTGCATATGCGCCCTCATTCGAGCATTCTTAACGAACTTGGGTTCTAGACAAAGGCGGAGACGTAAGCATTCTTCTCCGTCCAAAAGAGATGCACATCACAGCAAGCAAACACTGGTTGGGGGCAGATAGATAAGCACGAACATGCGTGAGTGCCTATGTGTCGTCTTCCACCGGCAGAGTCAGCCGGTGCGTGTTCGTAATTCCGTGGGGGCGGAGCGGAGGAGGCGCCGCCCTGGTCaacagcggcgacggcgagcgcgcTTGGGTCGTTAGTTTGACCGTGTGCCACGGCGACTCCTCCCACGGCTGTACGGGCAACTCGAATGTCGCTCGCCGCTCGCCTCTGAATGTGGATGAGATCATCTCATCCGGAGCGCACCGGCGGCAGTCAGGCAcatgccggtgccggtgccgacTTCATATGTTTAGAGCAGCAGTACGCTGACTGTTGCGTGCTGTCTTTGGGCCACTGGCGCCACCTTGCCGCAGACGGCAAGTCACATCGCCGGACGCCGGCCGAACCATATCATGCCGAACAAACACCTCCAAGTGTCACCTCTGCTGGCCACATCCCAGTCCCTCCTCCCCGTAAACAATACTCATCGCCAGCCGACGCAGCAGCAGCATCATATCCGATCCATTTTCTATTAATTTTCTTGGAACGATCTTGACTGACCCGGCGGCGCGGCAGTTCCGGGACCGTGTCGTGCCCGGTCTCACCACGCAACCTCGCCGTgtgcaagtcggagtcgccgtccCCCGGTGCCGCGTCCCTCAGGCTCAACTTCCTTCTCCGATTTCCCCCTTTCCTCCGCACTCCGGCCGGGTATATATACCCAGCACGAGCAGCGCCATGGAAAAGCCATCCTTCAGAATACAGAACACCATACCTACACCCAGTTGACTCCCAGTCACATAGCAAGGACACAAGAAGAATCGTCGCTAGCCGCGGACTCGAAGCTTCTTACTGAAGCTGCCCCCTTGCCTGCTGATTGTCGCCATGGACAAGATCCTGGCCTTCTCGATCATGAGCTCGTCGCCGGCGGAAATCTCCGGGGCCGGGTACGCCACGCGCCTGTCctggcggagcggcggcgccaagcagcagcagcagcagcagaaggaGAAAGTAGAGCAGGGCTCGCGGCCGGAGAAGAAGCCTGAGGTGCGGGTGCCGCGGTTCGCGCCGGAGTTTGACGGCGTCAACTGCTTCGAGACCATAGTTTCCTGCTGAGTTGCGATTTGTAAGCGCCTCGCGCGCTGGGCTAATTTTGTTTTGTTGAACTACTTCCTCTGCTTTTTGTTGCTTAGCAACGAGGAGAACTTGTAATTTGTATAGAGCTATATATCGAATGGTTTTTTCTTTCGTCGAGGAGAGAAGATGAATGCATTTTCTTGCGAATGAGATGAGACCACTGAatgatgaaactaatgtttgattTTGTTATCCACTAATGCCAGATGGAGGTTCTgtctatttttttcgataaagaaagaGGTTCTGTTTATGCTACGCGCTGAGCGGCAATTCTGCACAATGTCACACAAAAACCGGCTTCCCTTTCATTGcgattattagggtttaaaatgaaACAGAAACGGACGGAAACATGCTTTATCGTTTTTGTTTCCCTCTATCTTGTCGGAATCGAAAATGGAATCGGAAATCCCGGAAACGAATATGAAAACGGAAATCATCGGATATGAATACAAAACAGATACGTAGCGGATACGTTACGAAAACGGATATTTACCACAACACAATGCGGCATAATACCTTGATTTGTTGACTGAAAGACACacataaataaaaaataataagaCAGGATATATCACTTAACTTCGACAATCACCAATTCAACATAAAGTAACACACATAGTTTACTACATGCACACGTAATTATACAAAGTGATTAGGGTTAGAGTAATTAGTGGACTTGATACGTGGCCAAGCCCAGTTTCATGTGTAAATGTAGGCCTACTAAATGCACGGGCCTCTCTAGGTTATATTTGCGGAAACTTTCCGTATTTATTTTTCCGAAATTTCCTCTGCCGTTTCCCTTTCCGTCGGAAAGGGCTCCCTCGTTTTCTTTTCCGTTTCCATTTATGATTTTTCCGTTTCCGTTTCTTTTCCTCTAAATGCTGCTTCCTTTTCCCTATTTGTCCCTTCATTTCCTTTTTGTTCGGAAACAGAAGGAAAGTTTCcctttcattttcaaccctaGCGATTATGATCTAATCAAGAGAAAACAAATGCTAGATGGGCCACCAAATGTAAAGCATCATTCACACATGAAAGTCTCGGTTCATATTATCCGTAGGAAAAGTGTAAAGCAAATAAATACTCGACCAGACCTTCCCTTTGTGTGAATAATGCTTTCCcaatatatatgtctacatccgCATGACTAGGTAGCAATGACCAAGTCAATTATCCACACTTACACATCCTTTTTATTTCAGATGTTAATTTGCACAAGAATACAGTGCAAGCACGTAGGCAAAGTAGATGATGAGATAAAAATTGAAGAAATGCACAAAAACATGTGGGGATTGGAGACATCAGGAGCTTAGCAATGCCTATCTTCAATGGCCCCAGTTGTCATCGTAGTCTCTCTGAATTATACTAGACATGCCTTTAACAATAACGCCATGTCCTAGGTGATACGTAGCCTGAGAGTTTTCAATGGTAGATGAGCTTAAACCCTATCAAGTGAAACTTTCATTGCGCGATCCTTCAGAACCTAAGTTCTTCATGTGGCTCGCGCTTCAAAATAGGTTTTGGACTAATGACCGTTTGGAGAAGAGGGGGTGGCCAAATTGTCGGGAGTGTCCCCTATGCAAACGAGTTTTGGAATCCGTTGATCACCTTCTTGTCAATTGTCGTTACACCATTCGACTTTGGAGTCTTCTAAACGAGTGGCTTCACATTCAAGCGCTTGACCTCGATctttggccggccaccacccttCATCCTTGGTGGGGTAATATGACGAAACGCAACGATGTGGATTCCTTAGCCCTTCTTGTGTCTTGGGAGCTTTGGAACGAAAGAAATGCGCGGATATTCAAAAACAAGCATGCCCCACCCTCGGTGCTTTTCAACAACATCAAGTTAGAGGCTAGACTTTGGGTTTTGGCGGGTGATAAGTGTATGAGTaatttgatgccgcgagagtagttCCCTTTTGCTTCGAGGGGTGTGTGTTGTAAAaactattcttcttcttcttaattaatgaaatagggcaaagcttttgccctcttttcaaaaaaaaaagaacttgtAGGGTTCGAGTATGCCACTTGGATTTTGACGGAGAGCGACAGGAAGCAGAACTCGGCCAGAGAAGGAGTGTGAGGCGAGGATGTTTATCTTCCCACCATAGTGTGACGACATCAACTTCTCCGAGTCCACAATCTCAttcgagcaagtacaataagaaaGATCTACTAATTTAAATAGCACATCTTTGGCTTACTCGGAGGAGAGAAAAGATGAGATAGAGAAAAACATGCTACAGATTTAGAACCGCACACGCCCCAAGAAACTTTTTAGGAGTGTAACGTGACCCATGTATTTGTAAAATAGTACATCTATATACCTTATTATTATACATGTTGACTATTGGACTGAATTTACATGACATGAAAATAACATGTAGCGTAACGGTCAAGGCTTGCTAAAGAGCAAAAAGCAGCCACAAAAGATGTCGAGCAGGCGTTTTGTGTCCTCCAACTTTGGTGGGCTATCATCTATGTCTCTGCTTGAACATGGAGTGTCCAAACCATGcgagaggtgatgaccgcttgtttgatcatgcacaacatgattgttgagAAATAGCGAGATGATTCATTGTTTGATAATGATTGGGAAGGCCAGAGAGGGAGAGTTGGTTGATCCTCATGGTGGTCCGGCAACGTTCCAAAATATCCTTCATGTGCATCATGAAAACCGAGATCACAAAGTTCACAATCAGCTTCAAACTGATTTCGCCGAGCACATGTGGGTGCATATTGGCAACAGTGTTGGGAACAATGAAGAAAACATGCGTAGGGCACTTTGTATACGTTTCATTTAATTCACATGCTATGTTATTTAATTATTGGACAATCTATTTTGTAATAAATTTTGATTATTTCTATGTATTTTATGTAttccttccatcgcatccaagaaaACGAGGACACACAGCTATTTCTAGTCTGGGTGACTGGGTGTTCTTTTTTCACAGCAAAAAAGGGGAATGCCAGCACAATCCACTAGTTATGTTtgctcattttgcaatgttttaaattATACACCAAAATCTATGTTGCAATATTTCAAATTATGTACCAAAAGGAATGAAAAAAGTTTGAGAACTAAAAacacgtcgggccgctggagacaCCTGAAACGCAAACGGATAATCGTGATCCCAAAAGCTAATTTTGCTTCCACAACACGACACAATCAGGCGCTCGCCCATcggaccgctggagatgccctgacttgGGATGAGATCATGTCATCCGGTGGGTTAGGTACATGTGCACCGGCGCCGGTAGAGGCGTGACAATTCATATGATGCCCACGGAACCCACCTGGGCCACCTTCCCGCGGAACGCACATGCACCTTGCCGGAGATGGCATCACCGGCCGAACCAAATTGGCCGACTGCCGAGCGCGGCGCCGACCAAACACGGCACCTCCAAGTGTCACCTCTGCTGGCCACATCCCACTTCTTCCCCGTAAACAATAGGCAATGTCTCATCGCTGACGCAGCAGCAACAAATCCACTATCCTTTATCCTTTGTTGGAGCGATCTTGACTGACCCGGCGGCGCGGCATGCACTTCCGGGACCGTGTCGTGCTTGGTCGCGCCACGCCACCTCGCCGTgtacaagtcggagtcgccgtccCCGGCCCGTTGCCGCGTCCCGACTGGCGACTTCCTTTTCCCCTTTTCTCCGAACGAGCATCGAAGTAGCGCCATGGGTATATATACCCAGCACGAGCAGCACCATGGAAAAGGCATCAGAGTAGCATAGCCACAGCCAATTGACTGACAGGCAAAGGAAACGAGCAAATCACCGCTAGCCGCTGACTCAAAGGTTGTGGCCATGGACAAGATCCTTGCTTTCTCGATCATGAGCTCGTCGCCGGCAGAGATCTCGGGGGCCTGGTACGCCACGTTCCTGTCctggcggagcggcggcgccaaGCAGCTGCAGGAGCATAAAGTGGGGCAGAGCTCGCCGCCAGAGAAGAAGCCTGATCAGGTGCGGGCGCCGAGGTTTGCGCCGGAGTTTGACGGCGTCAACTGCTTCGAGACCATAGTCTCCTGCTGAGTTGCGATTTGTAAGCGCCTCGCGCGCTGCCCTTCTTCAGAAATTTTCGTTGGACTACTTCCTCTGCCTTTTCGTTGCTTAGCAACGAGGAGAACTTGTAATTTGTACAGAGCTATATATTCAATGTGTTTGTTTCCTCGAAGAGACAAGAtgaatgcattttttttttttgcgaataagatGGAATGAATTAATGAAGGGAAAATCTAAGTGCAAGCGCCGCACGAGTCTCATATGCATGCGGCGGACAGATTTTTGCATGCTTTCCCTTATAGAGAGAGCTGCAGGAAATCAGTCAAGTCAGCATGATGTCATCGCATTAATTGCTTAATCCAAAATTTTAAAATCATTTATCTTCTAAACTGTTAATCGGAATGTCGATCCGTTTTCACCGCTGAGTTCGTCTCGACGAGAGCTTTaaaactagatctcatgttgGTAGGTTTCGTTGAATTTATTTTCGTCGCGTCACTTACCAGATTACTTTACCATGGTTGTCAGGTTATGAGCAAACGATTACCATAATAATTATGCATAGTCATAGGTGTCGTTTTACATGTTTTAATACATCGAAATGACTTGCATAATTTAGAGAGTGAGCCTTGAAATGTCTCCAAGAACTAACAGATAATATCACTCAATAAATAGTAGTAGCATGCACATCACATCGATGTTGAATAGAATAGATGAAACTTACAGACAACTTATTTAATCGGACAACTAAATATCGAGATCTAGCAGCTACTAACAAGTAAGTCACTTTAGGCCAACAAATAGTTAGTGCATATCTCAGAAATACGTGACAATGATGTAGAAACTGCGGACAACCAAGTTAATTTTTAATCTGGAAACTAAGTAATATTTAATCTggcatgtatgtgataataatctggcaattgcagatgaaaaaaaaaagttgttgAAATATATCAACATGGGATTTTGTTTCGAAGATCTCGTCGCGAATAAGCTAATGGTGAAAACGAATCGTCAATCGGGTCAACGGTTTGAGAGACAGAActttttaaaaattcaaaatcAAAAAGAATCTAGATAATACTACAGTTGCATGCATGCAAATGAGATAGACGAAACCGCCGCACAGCTACGAGAAAATGCGGCGCCGCCGCCTAGCACAGTCCATTAATGAACGATCAATCTAATGTTTAATTTCGTTATCCGCAAATGCCAGATGGAGGTTCTGTCAGTGGCAGACGCATAAAATTACCGTAGGATGGGCACACCTTACTAATTTTTTTTGCACTGTTATATGTGATAATTTTTTTGCATAATAACTAACCAAaatcattttaaaaaaattagggTGGACCACGGCCCACCCAAACACTCTGCTGCATACGCAGCTGGGTTCTGTTTATGCTGCACGCTGAGCCACCATGTCACACAAAAATCAGCTTCCCTTTTGTGGCAATTATGATCTAATCAAGTGGAAACAAAGACGATCGCGTAAAATGAGAAATAAAGACTAGATGGGCAACAAAATGCATCAATCAAACATGAAAGTCTAGGTTGATATTATCTAGGTGATACATGGCCCGGGCGGCGTGGTGGCACAGGGCTCCGAAGAATCGAAGGCGCGGTGGAGCTGGGGGACATGGatgcttctccaagctccactagCATCCATGGCCTAACCTCAGAAAAATTCAGTGGCACCGCTCGACGCTGCAAGGCCGTGGAGGGTGAGGAAGGCGTCGCAGAATGTTAAAAGACGTTCTGCCACTGGAAAGATGGTGTGGTTGGGGTCGCCTGGCGATGTCTGGCGACGGCGAATCAACAACGCAGTTGACATCGCCGGGAAAGACGGGGTCGATGGCCGCAACTCGATGCTCCTGCTTCGATTCCTTTGACAGCGAGGTTGAAGACGGAGAGGTGACGCGAATGGAAGGTGGAGTGGGGGAAGAGGGTGGCCGGTGACGTGATACTCTGGCAAGGACGGGCCTGAACAAGAGATGTTAACTTTttgattttattttaaatatttaggattttttaattatgttgacatGTGGTACCCAGTGCACATGAGGAAATTTCAGCCACGTCACCCTTACATGTCGGCCTAGACCGTCAGAAATCTTGTCAATTCGTGTTTACCAATGGTTTAGTGTTTTTTGCCAAAATCTCGGTAAAATGTGATAGTTTTTTGT contains the following coding sequences:
- the LOC124668575 gene encoding uncharacterized protein LOC124668575; the encoded protein is MDKILAFSIMSSSPAEISGAGYATRLSWRSGGAKQQQQQQKEKVEQGSRPEKKPEVRVPRFAPEFDGVNCFETIVSC